The following coding sequences are from one Streptomyces sp. NBC_01294 window:
- a CDS encoding futalosine hydrolase, with the protein MRALVVTAVAAEADSVVAGLTPHPDAPGPEPRTLPGGYRTTRRDLPGIALDVLVGGVGPAAAAAGTATALVLADYHLVVSAGIGGGFAPAAPLGSLVVADAIVAADLGAETPEGFLDVTALGFGHSVHLPPPELAARAAEATGALLAPVLTVSTVTGTAERAAALAARHPMAGAEAMEGFGVAEAAAAHGLPVLEIRAVSNAVGPRDRAAWRIGEALAALADGFRVLGPVLANWGERHEHQHR; encoded by the coding sequence GTGCGCGCGCTCGTCGTGACCGCGGTGGCGGCGGAGGCAGACTCCGTCGTCGCCGGCCTCACCCCTCATCCGGACGCTCCCGGTCCTGAGCCGCGCACCCTTCCCGGTGGCTACCGCACCACCCGGCGGGACCTCCCGGGCATCGCCCTCGACGTGCTCGTCGGGGGTGTCGGTCCGGCGGCTGCCGCCGCCGGCACCGCCACCGCCCTGGTCCTCGCCGACTACCACCTCGTCGTCTCCGCCGGCATCGGCGGCGGGTTCGCGCCCGCCGCCCCGCTCGGCTCCCTCGTGGTCGCGGACGCGATCGTCGCCGCCGACCTGGGCGCCGAGACCCCCGAAGGCTTCCTCGACGTGACGGCGCTCGGCTTCGGGCACAGCGTGCACCTGCCGCCGCCCGAACTCGCGGCCCGCGCCGCCGAGGCGACCGGGGCGCTGCTCGCGCCCGTGCTGACCGTCTCCACCGTCACCGGCACCGCCGAACGGGCCGCCGCGCTCGCCGCCCGGCACCCGATGGCCGGGGCCGAGGCCATGGAAGGGTTCGGGGTCGCGGAGGCGGCCGCCGCGCACGGGCTGCCCGTACTGGAGATCCGCGCCGTGTCCAACGCCGTGGGCCCGCGTGACCGTGCCGCCTGGCGGATCGGGGAGGCGCTCGCCGCGCTCGCCGACGGCTTCCGCGTGCTGGGGCCCGTACTCGCGAACTGGGGAGAACGCCATGAGCACCAGCACCGGTGA
- a CDS encoding WD40 repeat domain-containing protein: protein MRLSSPSAAASAAVVVAAASALALAVLPSAAAASGPPVPSSFTISDPRIKESSGLAASRVHPGVYWTHNDSDDGPYVYAVDSATGRTVARVTLTGIGRPRDVEAISLGPDGQLYVGDIGDNKNGTWDHVWIYRFPEPKALGDVTVKAAQFTVRYADGPRNAEALMVHPVTGRVYIASKDENKGGLYEGPAELTAGGANMFRRVADVPWVTDGAFSPDGNGLTLRGYFTARTYPWKDGRPVGEGERVEAPWQGQAESVTYTPDGSTLMFGAEGEGSRVIAVPVTAATAPPSGSPAAPKPGSPPEAAPAQEPTGSFGKGALVLAGGLILVFAAKRLFRRSR, encoded by the coding sequence ATGCGCCTGTCCTCGCCGTCCGCCGCCGCCTCCGCCGCCGTTGTCGTCGCCGCCGCCTCCGCCCTCGCCCTCGCCGTGCTGCCGAGCGCGGCCGCCGCGTCGGGGCCCCCCGTGCCGTCCTCGTTCACCATCTCCGATCCGCGGATCAAGGAGTCGAGCGGGCTGGCGGCCAGCCGGGTCCACCCCGGCGTGTACTGGACGCACAACGACAGCGACGACGGCCCGTACGTCTACGCGGTGGACTCGGCGACGGGCAGGACGGTGGCCCGGGTGACGCTGACGGGCATCGGCAGGCCACGCGACGTCGAGGCGATCTCGCTGGGGCCGGACGGGCAGCTCTACGTCGGGGACATCGGCGACAACAAGAACGGGACCTGGGACCACGTCTGGATCTACCGCTTCCCGGAACCGAAGGCGCTGGGCGATGTCACGGTCAAGGCCGCACAGTTCACGGTGCGGTACGCGGACGGGCCGCGCAACGCGGAGGCCCTGATGGTCCATCCGGTGACGGGGCGGGTCTACATCGCGAGCAAGGACGAGAACAAGGGCGGGCTGTACGAGGGTCCCGCGGAGCTGACGGCGGGCGGCGCGAACATGTTCCGACGGGTCGCCGACGTGCCGTGGGTGACGGACGGGGCGTTCTCCCCCGACGGGAACGGGCTGACCCTGCGCGGCTACTTCACGGCCCGCACCTACCCGTGGAAGGACGGCCGGCCGGTGGGCGAGGGCGAACGGGTGGAGGCGCCGTGGCAGGGCCAGGCGGAGTCGGTGACGTACACGCCGGACGGCTCGACGCTGATGTTCGGCGCGGAGGGGGAGGGCAGCCGGGTCATCGCGGTCCCGGTGACCGCGGCCACCGCCCCGCCGTCCGGCTCCCCCGCCGCTCCGAAGCCGGGCTCCCCGCCGGAAGCGGCGCCCGCGCAGGAGCCGACGGGCAGCTTCGGCAAGGGGGCGCTGGTCCTGGCGGGTGGTTTGATCCTGGTCTTCGCCGCGAAGCGCCTGTTCCGGCGAAGCCGCTAA
- a CDS encoding DUF2771 domain-containing protein encodes MTAPLFSGRARRSVAALGAVSAGFLLLSACGEKPTPLATVTVGTSSVSAEASCHNDGKELALEEVQECLTNLKNPKTVEYARGDTLRLGVEPEIVEDGRRWSAVLDGQPITEPSSNTYRSFPGADVFATGGQGEAPASKKLAFLQIGEDGKPLAVWSFNLKLK; translated from the coding sequence ATGACCGCACCGCTTTTCTCGGGTAGGGCCCGCCGCAGCGTCGCGGCCCTCGGAGCCGTGTCCGCCGGCTTCCTCCTCCTCTCCGCCTGCGGCGAGAAGCCGACACCGCTGGCGACCGTGACGGTCGGCACCTCGTCGGTGTCCGCCGAAGCCTCCTGCCACAACGACGGCAAGGAGCTCGCCTTGGAAGAGGTTCAGGAGTGCCTCACGAACCTGAAGAACCCCAAGACCGTCGAGTACGCCCGGGGTGACACCCTGCGTCTCGGCGTCGAGCCCGAGATCGTCGAGGACGGCAGGCGCTGGTCGGCGGTGCTGGACGGCCAGCCGATCACCGAGCCCTCCTCCAACACCTACCGCAGCTTCCCGGGCGCCGACGTCTTCGCGACGGGCGGCCAGGGCGAGGCCCCCGCCTCGAAGAAGCTCGCCTTCCTCCAGATCGGCGAGGACGGCAAGCCGCTCGCCGTCTGGTCCTTCAACCTCAAGCTCAAGTAA
- a CDS encoding GDSL-type esterase/lipase family protein: protein MRFMFVGDSMTIGRAGDFTWRYRMWQHLNSTFGGPYRIVGPRCTLYDTHADAPTSHAYADPGFPEHARRHLAGWGEGWQHMAPLVGPALADTGADVLLVSLGLIDLGFYTDAEQTAANVRGFIAEARAARPGVRMVLLPVIPNSRAEEDAPFAAEVARFNELLAKAVADLTTDASPILLAARPAAYDIHRDTYDGTHPNASGEHRLAGEFAAVLHQAWGIGGPYRAERQP, encoded by the coding sequence ATGCGTTTCATGTTCGTCGGCGACTCCATGACCATCGGACGCGCCGGCGATTTCACCTGGCGCTACCGGATGTGGCAGCACCTCAACTCGACCTTCGGCGGCCCCTACCGGATCGTCGGTCCGCGCTGCACGCTGTACGACACGCACGCCGACGCGCCCACCAGCCACGCGTACGCCGACCCCGGCTTCCCGGAGCACGCCCGCCGTCACCTGGCCGGCTGGGGCGAGGGCTGGCAGCACATGGCCCCGCTCGTCGGCCCCGCCCTCGCCGACACGGGGGCCGACGTCCTGCTGGTCTCCCTCGGGCTGATCGACCTCGGCTTCTACACCGACGCGGAGCAGACCGCCGCCAACGTCCGCGGCTTCATCGCCGAGGCCCGCGCCGCCCGCCCCGGCGTCCGCATGGTCCTGCTGCCCGTCATCCCGAACAGCCGGGCCGAGGAGGACGCGCCCTTCGCGGCCGAGGTGGCCCGCTTCAACGAGCTCCTCGCGAAGGCGGTCGCCGACCTGACGACCGACGCCTCGCCGATCCTGCTGGCCGCGCGCCCGGCGGCGTACGACATCCACCGGGACACCTACGACGGCACCCACCCCAACGCCTCCGGCGAGCACCGGCTGGCGGGGGAGTTCGCGGCCGTCCTGCACCAGGCGTGGGGGATCGGCGGCCCCTACCGGGCCGAACGGCAGCCGTAA
- a CDS encoding DUF3027 domain-containing protein yields MSAATTRSRTPRTPDRLCVEAVELARAAAEEAAFPGVVGAHVSAVAEGDRVVTHFFESKEPGYRGWRWAVTVTRASRAKNVTLDETVLLPGDDALLAPEWVPWSERLRPGDMGPGDLLPTDAEDLRLEPGWSGEDTPPPNSVVSTEMAELVEAEDADVTDRAVVPVRGSITSVAEELGMRRARVLSRYGLHGAADRWDDSFGAKTPMAQAAPASCVSCGFLVAIGGSLGQAFGVCANEFSPADGRLVSLAYGCGGHSEAAVMPAPLRPAPPVLDSMASDEFILRPAADTGSVPVSDLPAADLGHS; encoded by the coding sequence GTGAGTGCTGCGACGACGCGAAGCCGTACCCCGCGTACCCCCGACCGCCTGTGCGTCGAGGCGGTAGAACTCGCCCGCGCGGCGGCCGAGGAGGCCGCCTTCCCCGGAGTGGTGGGCGCGCACGTCTCCGCCGTGGCGGAGGGCGACCGCGTCGTCACCCACTTCTTCGAATCCAAGGAACCGGGCTACCGGGGCTGGCGCTGGGCCGTCACCGTGACCCGCGCCTCCCGCGCCAAGAACGTCACGCTCGACGAAACGGTGCTGCTGCCCGGCGACGACGCGCTGCTGGCCCCCGAGTGGGTGCCGTGGAGCGAGCGGCTGCGCCCCGGCGACATGGGCCCGGGCGACCTGCTGCCCACCGACGCCGAGGACCTGCGCCTGGAGCCGGGCTGGTCGGGCGAGGACACCCCGCCGCCGAACTCGGTGGTCTCCACCGAGATGGCCGAACTGGTCGAGGCCGAGGACGCCGACGTCACCGACCGCGCCGTGGTCCCCGTACGGGGCTCCATCACGTCGGTCGCCGAGGAACTCGGCATGCGGCGGGCGCGCGTGCTGTCGCGGTACGGGCTGCACGGCGCGGCCGACCGCTGGGACGACTCCTTCGGCGCGAAGACCCCGATGGCGCAGGCGGCACCCGCGTCCTGCGTCTCCTGCGGCTTCCTGGTGGCCATCGGCGGCTCGCTCGGCCAGGCCTTCGGTGTCTGCGCGAACGAGTTCAGTCCGGCCGACGGCCGCCTGGTGTCGCTGGCCTACGGCTGCGGCGGGCACTCGGAGGCCGCGGTCATGCCGGCGCCGTTGCGGCCCGCGCCGCCGGTGCTCGACTCCATGGCCTCGGACGAATTCATCCTGCGGCCGGCCGCGGACACGGGCTCGGTCCCGGTCTCGGACCTCCCGGCCGCGGACCTCGGCCACTCGTAA
- a CDS encoding MFS transporter, which produces MSSVAPVRSSHDGSGPARRAGRAVGHALQRPFTGTARGIRRATHAHGAGESGLGKLIELHAINGAGDMMITVALATTVFFSVPTDEARGRVALYLAITMAPFTLLAPVIGPLLDRLPHGRRASMAAAMLARALLAVTMSGAVATGGIQLYPAALGVLVASKSYGVVRSAVVPRLLPPKFSLVKANSRVTLAGLLATGVAAPVGAGLNMIGPQWPLYGASVIFVCGAFAAFTLPHKVDEAKGERRARLSTHEAHSKRPGLRTVSRSVLCGLLANAAMRGLSGFLIFFLAFLLREHPLAGQSAAVSLGIVGVSAGVGNACGTAVGAWLRARAPEAIIAAVLCLTLGVAVLAAVFFSGLFMAVLGATAGFCQALAKLSLDAMIQRDVPEAVRTSAFARSETLLQVAWVLGGAIGIALPLNGVLGMSVAAAIVALGATMAVRGVLSAPRHSAAASSRPRVA; this is translated from the coding sequence ATGTCGAGTGTGGCACCCGTACGGTCGTCCCACGACGGCTCGGGACCGGCCAGGCGGGCCGGCCGGGCTGTCGGGCATGCCCTGCAGCGGCCTTTCACCGGTACGGCGCGGGGGATCCGGCGGGCCACGCACGCGCACGGGGCCGGCGAGTCGGGTCTCGGCAAGCTGATCGAGCTGCACGCCATCAACGGCGCCGGCGACATGATGATCACGGTCGCGCTGGCCACGACGGTGTTCTTCTCCGTCCCCACGGACGAGGCGCGCGGCCGGGTGGCCCTGTACCTGGCGATCACGATGGCTCCCTTCACCCTGCTGGCCCCGGTCATCGGTCCGCTCCTGGACCGGCTGCCGCACGGCCGCCGGGCGTCGATGGCGGCCGCGATGCTGGCCCGGGCGCTGCTCGCGGTGACGATGTCGGGCGCGGTGGCGACGGGGGGAATACAGCTGTATCCCGCGGCGCTGGGCGTGCTGGTGGCGTCCAAGTCGTACGGGGTGGTGCGCAGCGCGGTGGTGCCCCGGCTGCTGCCGCCGAAATTCTCACTCGTCAAGGCGAACTCGCGGGTCACGCTGGCGGGCCTGCTGGCCACGGGCGTGGCGGCGCCGGTGGGTGCGGGACTGAACATGATCGGGCCGCAGTGGCCCCTGTACGGGGCCTCGGTCATCTTCGTGTGCGGCGCCTTCGCGGCCTTCACGCTGCCGCACAAGGTGGACGAGGCGAAGGGCGAGCGCCGGGCCCGGCTGTCCACGCACGAGGCGCACTCGAAGCGGCCGGGGCTGCGGACGGTGAGCCGTTCGGTGCTGTGCGGGCTGCTGGCGAACGCGGCGATGCGCGGGCTGTCCGGGTTCCTGATCTTCTTCCTGGCGTTCCTGCTGCGGGAGCATCCGCTGGCGGGGCAGAGCGCGGCCGTGTCGCTGGGGATCGTGGGCGTGTCGGCGGGCGTGGGCAACGCGTGCGGCACGGCGGTCGGCGCGTGGCTGCGGGCGCGGGCCCCCGAGGCGATCATCGCGGCGGTGCTGTGCCTGACCCTGGGCGTCGCGGTGCTCGCGGCGGTCTTCTTCAGCGGGCTGTTCATGGCCGTGCTGGGCGCGACGGCGGGCTTCTGCCAGGCGCTGGCGAAGCTGTCGCTGGACGCGATGATCCAGCGGGACGTCCCGGAGGCGGTGCGCACGTCGGCGTTCGCCCGTTCGGAGACGTTGCTCCAGGTGGCCTGGGTGCTGGGCGGTGCGATCGGGATCGCCCTGCCGCTGAACGGCGTACTGGGCATGTCGGTGGCCGCGGCCATCGTCGCCCTGGGCGCGACGATGGCCGTCCGCGGCGTCCTCTCGGCCCCCCGCCACTCCGCCGCCGCCTCTTCCCGCCCACGGGTGGCATAG